The following are encoded together in the Bradyrhizobium algeriense genome:
- a CDS encoding tripartite tricarboxylate transporter substrate binding protein, giving the protein MNRRELLKAAAALPLAQAALSNAAFAQAPYPSRNVTMIVPFPPGGQADLAARPIAQALERILGKPVIVDNRAGGGGGSVGNAAAARAEPDGHTLLMTLSSLAVLPEADRLFDRPVAYEVSQFAPIARVLADPTLLAVPASAPWKTLQDFVDDAKKRPGQIPYGSSGPYGTLHVAMEMFAASAGIKLLHVPFRGAGPALAALLGGTVQAMASAPGTLKQQVDDGKMRVLANWGAERVKSFPDLPTFRELGYKDVEFYIWAGLFAQVALPAPIMTRLREAMAQAAKAPEVVKTFETAGSPVAYLDAPEFAKFVAEDSARLVAAVKKIGKVE; this is encoded by the coding sequence ATGAACCGCCGCGAACTCCTGAAGGCCGCCGCTGCTCTGCCGCTGGCACAAGCCGCGCTCTCCAACGCCGCCTTCGCGCAAGCCCCTTACCCCTCGCGCAACGTCACCATGATCGTGCCGTTTCCGCCCGGCGGCCAGGCCGATCTGGCGGCGCGACCGATCGCGCAGGCGCTGGAGCGGATCCTCGGCAAGCCCGTGATCGTCGACAACCGCGCCGGCGGTGGTGGCGGGTCGGTCGGCAATGCGGCGGCGGCGCGCGCCGAGCCCGATGGCCACACGCTGCTGATGACGCTGTCCTCGCTGGCCGTGCTGCCGGAAGCCGACCGGCTGTTCGATCGGCCGGTGGCGTACGAAGTCTCGCAGTTCGCGCCGATCGCGCGCGTGCTCGCCGATCCCACGTTGCTCGCCGTGCCGGCCTCGGCGCCGTGGAAGACGCTGCAGGATTTTGTCGACGACGCCAAAAAACGTCCCGGGCAGATTCCATATGGCTCGTCCGGTCCGTACGGCACGCTGCATGTGGCGATGGAAATGTTCGCGGCGAGTGCCGGCATCAAGCTGCTGCACGTGCCGTTCCGCGGCGCAGGCCCCGCGCTGGCCGCGCTGTTGGGCGGCACCGTGCAGGCGATGGCGTCAGCGCCGGGCACGCTGAAGCAGCAGGTCGATGACGGCAAGATGCGCGTGCTCGCCAACTGGGGCGCCGAGCGCGTCAAGAGTTTCCCCGACCTGCCGACTTTTCGCGAACTCGGTTACAAGGATGTCGAGTTCTACATCTGGGCTGGATTGTTCGCGCAAGTAGCCTTGCCGGCGCCGATCATGACACGGCTGCGCGAAGCGATGGCGCAAGCGGCGAAGGCGCCGGAGGTGGTGAAGACCTTCGAGACCGCCGGCAGCCCGGTCGCCTATCTGGACGCGCCGGAATTTGCAAAGTTCGTCGCGGAAGACAGCGCGCGGCTGGTCGCGGCGGTGAAGAAGATTGGCAAGGTGGAGTAG
- a CDS encoding LysR family transcriptional regulator, with product MSKLPDFEALAIFAKVVELRSFASAATELALSKATVSKAVSRLEQRLGARLFNRTSRRLALTDAGQKLAERAARLLADGEDAENEALSQSMAPRGLVRLAVPMTFGVKAVAPILPEFLAAFPEVSIDLHLSDATVDLIGEGFDAGLRIARLPDSSLIARRLCAMPRYTVAAPSYLKRHSRPTHPMHLAEHKCFGYAYLSTPGVWHYTNASGEQASVRPAGQLRVNNGEALLPSVIAGLGIADLPDFIVGDAIASGEVEVILKGWHQPEGAVHLVTPPGGPRPARVEVLADFLAKHFAKAKKRGKTS from the coding sequence ATGTCAAAGCTCCCGGATTTCGAAGCGCTCGCGATTTTCGCAAAAGTCGTGGAGTTACGGTCGTTTGCGTCGGCCGCCACCGAACTGGCGCTGTCCAAGGCCACGGTGTCCAAGGCGGTCAGCCGGCTCGAGCAGCGGCTCGGCGCGCGGCTGTTCAACCGCACCTCGCGGCGGCTGGCGCTGACCGATGCCGGGCAAAAGCTGGCCGAGCGCGCGGCACGCCTGCTCGCCGATGGCGAGGACGCCGAGAACGAGGCGTTGTCGCAATCGATGGCGCCGCGCGGGCTGGTGCGGCTCGCGGTGCCGATGACGTTCGGGGTCAAAGCCGTGGCGCCGATCTTGCCGGAATTTCTCGCAGCCTTCCCGGAAGTCTCGATCGATCTTCATCTGAGCGACGCAACGGTAGATCTGATCGGCGAGGGGTTCGATGCCGGCCTGCGCATCGCGCGACTGCCGGATTCTTCCCTGATCGCGCGGCGGCTCTGCGCGATGCCGCGCTACACAGTGGCGGCGCCGTCATACTTGAAGCGCCACAGCAGGCCAACGCATCCGATGCATCTCGCTGAGCATAAATGCTTCGGCTACGCCTATCTCTCCACACCCGGCGTCTGGCACTACACCAACGCATCAGGCGAGCAGGCCAGCGTCCGGCCCGCGGGCCAGCTCCGCGTCAACAATGGCGAGGCACTGTTGCCGTCGGTTATCGCAGGCCTCGGCATCGCCGACCTGCCGGACTTCATCGTCGGCGACGCGATTGCGTCGGGTGAAGTCGAAGTGATCCTGAAAGGCTGGCACCAGCCGGAAGGCGCGGTGCATCTGGTAACCCCGCCCGGCGGCCCGCGGCCTGCGCGCGTCGAAGTGCTGGCGGATTTCCTGGCCAAGCATTTTGCGAAGGCGAAGAAGCGAGGAAAGACTTCGTAG
- a CDS encoding SDR family NAD(P)-dependent oxidoreductase, with product MTKKLSGKVALVTGGSRGIGAASARALAAEGANVAISYVASPDKAEAVVAELKAKGVNARAYKADQASSVDVDQLVKNVAKDFGRLDILVNNAGVAVGGAVDDPNADTAALARQSAVNVDGVITAIRAAAKLMGKGGRIVTIGSDIATRTSFPGLADYAATKAAVVGYTKGAARDLGPRGITVNVLQPGSIDTDMNPDDDRDFADLQRKQHALQRFGKPEEIAAGVLFLASPEASFVTGTVLNVDGGFGA from the coding sequence ATGACCAAGAAGCTCTCAGGCAAGGTAGCCCTCGTCACCGGCGGTTCGCGCGGCATCGGCGCGGCTTCTGCCCGCGCCCTCGCCGCAGAAGGCGCAAACGTTGCGATCAGCTACGTGGCATCCCCCGACAAGGCAGAAGCCGTCGTCGCCGAACTAAAGGCCAAGGGCGTCAACGCCCGCGCCTACAAGGCCGACCAGGCCTCCTCCGTCGATGTCGACCAACTGGTGAAGAACGTCGCCAAGGATTTCGGCCGGCTCGACATCCTCGTCAACAATGCCGGTGTTGCCGTTGGCGGCGCGGTCGACGATCCCAACGCCGACACAGCGGCATTGGCCCGGCAGAGCGCCGTGAATGTCGATGGCGTCATCACCGCGATCCGCGCGGCGGCGAAGCTGATGGGCAAAGGCGGCCGCATCGTCACGATCGGCTCCGATATCGCGACCCGCACCTCGTTCCCCGGCCTCGCCGATTACGCCGCCACCAAGGCTGCCGTCGTCGGCTACACCAAGGGCGCAGCGCGCGACCTCGGTCCCCGCGGCATCACGGTCAACGTGCTGCAGCCGGGCTCGATCGACACCGACATGAACCCGGATGACGACCGCGACTTCGCCGACCTCCAGCGCAAGCAGCACGCGCTGCAGCGTTTTGGCAAGCCGGAAGAAATCGCCGCCGGCGTGCTGTTCCTCGCGAGTCCCGAAGCCTCGTTCGTGACCGGCACAGTGCTCAACGTCGACGGCGGCTTCGGCGCGTAA
- the wrbA gene encoding NAD(P)H:quinone oxidoreductase produces MAKVLVLYYSAYGHIEAMANAVAEGARKAGATVDIKRVPELVPEAVAKASYYKLDQAAPIAKIEDLANYDAIVIGTGTRFGRMASQMANFLDQAGGLWAKGALHGKVGGAFTSTATQHGGQETTLFSIIANLLHFGMTIVGLNYGFAGQMKLDEVTGGAPYGATTITGGDGSRQPSENELAGARYQGRVIAETASKLHG; encoded by the coding sequence ATGGCCAAAGTACTCGTGCTCTATTATTCCGCCTACGGTCACATCGAGGCGATGGCGAATGCCGTAGCCGAAGGCGCGCGCAAGGCCGGCGCCACCGTCGACATCAAGCGCGTGCCGGAGCTGGTGCCCGAAGCGGTCGCCAAGGCGTCGTATTACAAGCTCGATCAGGCTGCCCCCATAGCCAAGATCGAGGATCTCGCCAATTACGACGCGATCGTTATCGGCACCGGCACGCGCTTTGGCCGGATGGCGTCGCAGATGGCGAACTTCCTCGACCAGGCCGGCGGCCTCTGGGCCAAGGGCGCACTGCACGGCAAGGTCGGCGGCGCCTTTACTTCAACGGCGACCCAGCACGGCGGACAGGAAACCACACTGTTCTCGATCATCGCCAATCTGCTGCACTTCGGCATGACCATCGTCGGCCTGAACTATGGATTTGCCGGCCAGATGAAGCTCGACGAAGTCACCGGCGGCGCGCCCTATGGCGCCACCACGATCACCGGCGGCGACGGCAGCCGCCAGCCGAGCGAAAACGAACTCGCCGGCGCGCGTTATCAAGGACGCGTGATCGCGGAGACCGCCAGCAAACTGCATGGCTGA
- a CDS encoding DUF5996 family protein, producing MSSSSQTPWPELPIAAWRDTCATLQLWTQIVGKIRLTKSPWLNHSWHVTLYVTARGLTTSPMPDGARTFQIDFDFIDHRLRISTSDGTQRHLALPDHSVASFYAAVMAALAELGIAVAIDEMPNELPDPIKFSEDTAHASYDPDAVGRFLQILVNCDRVFKQFRTGFLGKASPVHFFWGSFDLAVTRFSGRRAPRHPGGVPHLPDAVAHEAYSHEVSSAGFWPGGGAIDYPAFYSYAYPEPSGFRAAKARPDAAFFSEALGEFILPYDAVRTAADPDKALLDFLQSTYQAAAIAAKWDRDALECDPGKPGVVRQV from the coding sequence ATGAGCAGTAGTTCGCAGACCCCGTGGCCGGAACTGCCGATCGCGGCGTGGCGCGACACCTGTGCGACGCTGCAGCTCTGGACTCAGATCGTCGGCAAGATCCGGCTGACCAAATCGCCCTGGCTCAATCATTCCTGGCATGTGACGCTCTACGTCACGGCGCGCGGATTGACGACGTCCCCGATGCCCGACGGCGCGCGAACGTTCCAGATCGATTTCGATTTCATCGACCATCGCTTGCGCATCTCGACCAGCGACGGCACGCAGCGGCACCTTGCGCTGCCGGATCACTCCGTCGCCAGCTTCTACGCCGCCGTCATGGCGGCGCTTGCCGAACTCGGCATTGCCGTTGCGATCGACGAGATGCCGAACGAATTGCCCGATCCGATAAAATTCTCCGAAGACACCGCGCACGCCTCCTACGATCCCGATGCCGTCGGGCGCTTCCTGCAAATCCTCGTCAACTGCGACCGCGTCTTCAAGCAATTCCGCACCGGCTTTCTCGGCAAGGCAAGCCCGGTGCATTTCTTCTGGGGCAGTTTCGATCTCGCGGTGACGCGCTTCTCGGGCCGTCGCGCGCCGCGCCATCCCGGCGGCGTGCCGCATTTGCCCGATGCGGTCGCCCACGAAGCCTATTCGCATGAAGTGAGCAGCGCCGGCTTCTGGCCAGGCGGCGGCGCGATCGATTATCCCGCGTTCTATTCCTATGCCTATCCCGAGCCATCAGGCTTCCGCGCGGCGAAGGCGCGGCCGGACGCGGCGTTCTTCAGCGAAGCGCTCGGCGAATTCATTCTGCCCTACGACGCGGTGCGAACGGCGGCCGATCCTGACAAGGCGCTGCTCGATTTCCTGCAAAGCACCTATCAGGCCGCAGCGATCGCAGCGAAGTGGGATCGCGACGCGCTGGAATGCGATCCGGGCAAGCCGGGCGTGGTGCGGCAGGTTTGA
- a CDS encoding GNAT family N-acetyltransferase → MTVLTTSAGQLAARPKSRAAGFRVELLRNWQQALARWHDISPSTPFQHPQWYDAWYAAFDGTEGVAPLIAVVTDASTHEPAMLLPLIRRRQDKITTVEFADLNLTDYNAPILGSAAPRDAKAMRALWRSLLSALRRMPEAADLIRLRKVPIDLDGRPNPLALLDTGGPCLLNGNLVTTGEDYDAWRYTLQKAVRTELQRSWRVFTRDPAASFAIVTDTSEALRILATTEVQQGARMKSLGRNYVLDDETCAEFYRNLVRDGVGNGYALVSVLTAAGDEIVATLVGIRTGSRYVMVRISNAGEKWSNCSPGRLIIERTMAALHKDGVREFDFSVGNYAYKRRFGVTPLSLIDISAALSWRGWPSAQRDHMVRAVRNYPRLDAWLRRARGKPLSREEN, encoded by the coding sequence ATGACGGTGCTGACGACCAGTGCGGGGCAATTGGCGGCGCGGCCGAAAAGCCGTGCGGCCGGATTCCGCGTCGAATTGCTGCGCAACTGGCAACAGGCCCTCGCGCGCTGGCACGACATCAGCCCGTCGACGCCGTTCCAGCATCCGCAGTGGTATGACGCGTGGTACGCCGCTTTCGACGGTACCGAGGGCGTGGCGCCTTTGATCGCTGTTGTCACCGATGCATCGACCCATGAGCCGGCGATGCTGCTGCCGCTGATCCGCCGCCGACAAGACAAGATCACAACGGTCGAATTCGCCGATCTCAATCTGACCGACTACAACGCGCCGATCTTGGGCAGCGCCGCGCCGCGTGATGCCAAAGCGATGCGCGCGCTGTGGCGCAGCCTGCTGTCGGCGCTGCGCCGCATGCCTGAGGCGGCCGATCTCATCCGCCTTCGCAAGGTGCCCATCGATCTCGATGGCAGGCCCAATCCGCTCGCCTTGCTCGATACCGGCGGTCCGTGCTTGCTCAACGGCAATCTCGTCACCACCGGCGAGGATTACGACGCCTGGCGCTACACGCTGCAAAAAGCCGTGCGCACAGAGCTGCAACGGAGCTGGCGCGTCTTCACGCGCGATCCCGCCGCTTCCTTTGCGATCGTCACCGATACCAGTGAAGCGCTGCGGATTCTCGCGACCACCGAGGTTCAGCAAGGCGCGCGGATGAAGAGCCTCGGGCGGAACTACGTCCTCGATGACGAGACCTGCGCGGAGTTCTACCGCAACCTGGTGCGCGATGGTGTCGGCAATGGTTATGCGCTGGTCTCGGTGCTCACGGCCGCCGGCGACGAGATCGTGGCGACGTTGGTCGGCATCAGGACCGGCTCACGCTACGTGATGGTCCGCATCAGCAACGCCGGCGAGAAATGGTCGAACTGTTCGCCGGGCCGGCTGATCATCGAGCGCACCATGGCTGCCCTTCACAAGGACGGCGTGCGCGAGTTCGACTTCTCCGTCGGCAATTACGCCTACAAGCGCCGCTTCGGCGTGACGCCCCTGTCCTTGATCGACATTAGCGCCGCCTTGAGCTGGCGCGGATGGCCCTCCGCACAGCGCGACCATATGGTGCGCGCAGTGCGTAACTATCCGCGGCTCGACGCCTGGCTGAGACGCGCGCGCGGTAAGCCGCTGTCACGCGAAGAGAATTGA
- a CDS encoding cupin-like domain-containing protein, translating into MTGKIFSRWDETHSELWSHQPIRLEHEMHKSPAFSMDELAQLIESYPREHYSLVKTGARGSSRVWREGDIGNLSGRQVIEAISRGGLWLNMRDVGAVDSRYRKLVDRMFEEIAAKVPGFVVPNHQAGILISSPDAQVYYHADLPGQGLIQIAGRKRVYVYPNTAPFIKPQHLEDIALFDVEVDLPYAPWYDAHAQVFDLEPGQMLNWPLNAPHRVENLGTVNISMTVSYGNDEIRRAQIVHLANGLLRHRFGYTPKTSNLRGPSFFAKKVLQKLVRDGKWVKRERKARRAIDFRLDATEPGKIVDLPKAA; encoded by the coding sequence ATGACGGGCAAGATCTTCAGCAGATGGGATGAGACCCATTCCGAGCTTTGGAGCCACCAGCCGATCCGGCTCGAACACGAGATGCACAAGTCGCCGGCGTTCTCGATGGACGAACTCGCGCAGCTGATCGAGAGCTATCCGCGCGAGCATTACAGTCTGGTCAAGACGGGCGCCAGGGGATCCAGCCGCGTGTGGCGCGAGGGCGATATCGGCAACCTCTCCGGCCGGCAGGTCATCGAAGCGATTTCCCGGGGCGGGCTCTGGCTCAACATGCGCGATGTCGGCGCGGTCGATAGCCGTTACCGCAAGCTGGTCGACCGGATGTTCGAGGAGATCGCGGCCAAGGTTCCGGGGTTCGTGGTTCCGAACCACCAGGCCGGCATTCTGATCTCCTCGCCGGACGCGCAGGTCTATTATCATGCCGATCTGCCGGGGCAGGGGCTGATCCAGATCGCCGGTCGCAAGCGGGTCTATGTCTATCCAAACACCGCGCCCTTCATCAAGCCGCAACACCTCGAGGACATCGCACTGTTCGACGTCGAGGTCGACCTGCCTTACGCGCCCTGGTACGACGCCCATGCGCAGGTGTTTGATCTCGAACCCGGTCAGATGCTGAACTGGCCGCTGAACGCGCCGCACCGCGTCGAGAATCTCGGCACCGTCAATATCTCCATGACGGTATCCTACGGCAACGACGAGATCCGCCGCGCCCAGATCGTCCATCTCGCCAACGGCTTGCTGCGTCATCGCTTCGGCTATACGCCGAAGACCAGCAATCTGCGCGGGCCGTCGTTCTTCGCCAAGAAGGTGCTGCAAAAACTCGTGCGCGACGGCAAGTGGGTCAAGCGCGAGCGCAAGGCCCGTCGCGCGATCGATTTCCGCCTCGACGCCACTGAGCCCGGCAAGATCGTCGATCTGCCGAAGGCGGCATAG
- a CDS encoding O-antigen ligase — MSELVDASEIRSLAAGIERQQVMDIVRGATFIGTLLLGWISLHPFVSLGDLQIGDVGTGNELATYAVFGALSVLTVALALRNDARGLATLLSPAFVLFGAWLMVTVVLSLDPTTSIKRLSLTICVVAVTAALMLLPKSQQELMHWFTIAALALLAICYLGILLAPDLSIHLATDPQEPGLAGNWRGAFGHKNQAASIMVVVLFLGVYVLRSGLWLSGAAIIALASLFLLYSAGKSSLTLCFVVLLLTSTIHFIRALWLRAIVLLTPLVLLNLLSIGAVMSEGLAGISRLLPFDSTFTGRTDIWAFALQSLHARLLTGYGFASFWGSSAIQNLPEGKEWAGFAAHSHNGYLDTALGTGLPGLALLILVLVILPLRNFQRADEGGNNGPLAMMLLRIWLFGLYLSAMESFFLDRSEPSWFTFLLAVFGLHYLARFRAKA; from the coding sequence ATGAGTGAGCTCGTCGACGCATCCGAAATCCGCAGCCTGGCCGCCGGGATAGAGCGGCAGCAGGTGATGGACATCGTCCGCGGCGCGACATTCATTGGAACGCTGCTGCTGGGCTGGATATCGCTGCATCCATTCGTCAGTCTCGGCGATCTGCAGATCGGCGACGTCGGCACCGGAAACGAGCTGGCGACCTATGCGGTGTTCGGCGCCCTGAGCGTGCTGACCGTTGCATTGGCATTGCGAAACGACGCGCGGGGCCTGGCGACGCTGTTGTCGCCGGCGTTTGTCCTGTTCGGCGCCTGGCTAATGGTGACCGTCGTGTTGTCGCTCGATCCGACAACGTCGATCAAGCGCCTTTCCCTGACAATCTGCGTCGTCGCGGTGACCGCCGCGCTGATGCTGCTGCCGAAGTCGCAGCAGGAATTGATGCACTGGTTCACGATCGCGGCGCTCGCATTGCTGGCGATCTGCTATCTCGGAATATTGCTGGCCCCCGATCTTTCGATTCACCTGGCGACCGATCCGCAGGAGCCTGGCCTCGCCGGCAACTGGCGCGGCGCGTTCGGCCACAAGAACCAGGCCGCGTCCATCATGGTGGTGGTGCTGTTTCTCGGCGTCTACGTCCTCCGCTCCGGCCTGTGGCTATCCGGTGCCGCCATCATCGCGCTCGCCTCGCTGTTTCTGCTGTATTCGGCCGGAAAGAGCTCGCTGACCCTGTGCTTTGTGGTGCTGCTGCTGACGTCGACAATCCATTTCATCCGCGCGCTCTGGCTTCGCGCGATCGTCTTGCTCACGCCGCTGGTATTGCTGAACCTGCTTAGCATCGGCGCGGTGATGTCTGAGGGCCTCGCCGGGATTTCCAGGTTGCTGCCGTTCGATTCGACATTTACCGGCCGCACCGACATCTGGGCGTTTGCATTGCAGTCGCTCCATGCGCGGCTGCTCACCGGCTATGGCTTTGCGTCCTTCTGGGGCAGCAGCGCCATTCAAAATCTGCCGGAAGGCAAGGAGTGGGCTGGCTTTGCCGCGCACAGCCACAATGGCTATCTCGACACTGCGCTGGGCACGGGCCTGCCCGGGCTCGCCTTGCTCATCCTGGTGCTGGTGATCCTTCCTTTAAGGAATTTTCAGCGGGCGGATGAGGGCGGCAACAACGGTCCGCTCGCCATGATGCTGCTGCGGATCTGGCTGTTCGGGCTCTATCTGTCGGCGATGGAAAGCTTCTTCCTCGACCGTTCCGAGCCCTCGTGGTTCACGTTCCTGTTGGCGGTATTCGGCCTGCACTATCTCGCGCGGTTCCGGGCGAAAGCCTGA
- a CDS encoding glycosyltransferase family 2 protein, which yields MDGLDPSVRALRALVAASPALDPATETVVCIPCFRRPQYLRRTLESLAAQRTHRRFAVVMVENDASKSESVPVAAEYLASGKFAGVCVIEPRQGNCHAINAAFETALQMFPAATSFLMIDDDEIASPDWLEQMVRTAGATGADIVGGPVFPEFEDERKRGLQRHPAFAPAYEASGPVPVIYGCGNCLIRRSVFTRLGMPAFDLRFNFLGGGDTDFFYRCMRLGLRFHWVAEAVISETVPQSRTSLRWLVTRGLRIGAINYHVQRKATPTIWLRAKLTAKLLAALPLSLVYAVCAILTERERTIAMHPVTVAIGSALAAFGLEPQPYKASKIVS from the coding sequence ATGGACGGGCTTGATCCGTCGGTCAGGGCTTTGCGCGCGCTGGTGGCGGCTTCGCCGGCGCTCGATCCCGCAACCGAAACCGTCGTCTGCATCCCCTGTTTCCGCCGGCCGCAGTACCTGCGCCGGACGCTGGAGTCGCTTGCCGCGCAGCGCACCCACCGTCGCTTCGCCGTCGTCATGGTGGAGAACGATGCCTCGAAGAGCGAGAGCGTTCCGGTTGCGGCCGAGTACCTCGCATCGGGGAAATTCGCAGGCGTGTGCGTGATCGAGCCGCGGCAGGGCAATTGCCATGCGATCAACGCCGCCTTCGAGACGGCGCTGCAGATGTTCCCGGCGGCAACCAGTTTCCTGATGATCGACGATGACGAAATCGCGTCGCCGGACTGGCTGGAGCAGATGGTCAGGACTGCCGGTGCGACCGGCGCCGACATCGTCGGCGGACCGGTATTCCCCGAATTCGAGGACGAACGGAAGCGCGGGTTGCAGCGCCACCCGGCTTTTGCGCCGGCCTATGAGGCCTCAGGCCCGGTGCCGGTGATCTATGGCTGCGGCAATTGCCTGATCCGGCGTTCGGTGTTCACGCGGCTCGGCATGCCGGCATTCGACCTTCGTTTCAATTTTCTGGGTGGCGGCGATACCGATTTCTTCTACCGCTGCATGAGGCTCGGTTTGCGCTTTCACTGGGTGGCTGAAGCCGTGATCAGCGAGACCGTGCCGCAAAGCCGCACCAGCCTGAGATGGCTGGTGACGCGCGGCCTGCGGATCGGCGCAATCAATTATCACGTTCAGCGCAAGGCGACGCCTACGATCTGGCTGCGGGCGAAGTTGACCGCCAAATTGCTGGCGGCCTTGCCGCTTTCGCTTGTTTATGCCGTGTGCGCCATCCTGACCGAGCGTGAGCGGACCATTGCCATGCATCCCGTGACGGTGGCGATCGGCAGCGCGCTGGCGGCGTTCGGCCTCGAACCGCAGCCCTACAAGGCCTCGAAGATCGTCTCATGA
- a CDS encoding oligosaccharide flippase family protein — MLSQTFHYSVASVVSAAIGLLSAVVFTRLLSPEAYGVYVVGLSTAGIVSALLFTWVRVSALRFQSEGGVVDVRKTIFVAYLISALAAPIALLVATLTTSVSLERNLAAIFFALGLGLFELGQELLKARLQSFAFMSASIIRACLAFTLCLAAALLGGGGLCQLAMVTITYFVTTMLFASTILRSPVAGPKISELRTFAGFGIPITLSGIVFALHAALDRMLVFHFMGDHAAGQYGASADLVRQIILIPAVSIASATIPLAVRAYATGGAAEARPHLEFSLEILLAAVLPAVAGVALTSSYIAGVILGSEFRETAAQIMPILAFAWLFQSISQSYIHASFHLAKTPLMMTTQSIAMLTANLLVMPVLLAKFGLAGAAASLVIVEAFGAGFGWYLTRKAFPLPFNAFQVMRIVAATAIMALVLTFAKPLLPIGIVSFGVLAATGCVVYVAAAFAFDIAGLRKAVIAYAARRSLPAPSIAAPSTGLPSMSTREP; from the coding sequence ATGCTCAGCCAAACCTTCCATTACTCGGTCGCGAGCGTCGTATCGGCCGCGATCGGCTTGCTGAGCGCGGTCGTGTTCACGCGGCTGCTCTCGCCAGAAGCGTATGGAGTCTACGTCGTCGGTCTGAGCACGGCGGGCATCGTTTCGGCGCTGCTGTTCACCTGGGTTCGCGTCTCTGCTCTTCGCTTTCAGTCGGAAGGCGGCGTGGTCGACGTCAGGAAGACCATTTTCGTCGCCTATCTCATTTCCGCCCTCGCCGCGCCGATCGCACTCCTTGTTGCCACACTGACGACGTCGGTATCGCTGGAACGAAATCTCGCAGCGATCTTTTTCGCGCTGGGGCTCGGCCTGTTTGAGCTCGGACAGGAGCTGCTGAAGGCGCGGCTGCAATCCTTCGCGTTCATGTCGGCGTCGATCATTCGCGCCTGCCTGGCGTTCACGCTGTGCCTGGCCGCGGCGCTATTGGGCGGCGGCGGACTGTGCCAGCTCGCGATGGTGACCATCACCTACTTCGTCACGACCATGCTATTTGCCAGCACGATCCTGCGATCCCCCGTCGCCGGACCGAAGATTTCCGAATTGCGGACGTTCGCAGGCTTCGGCATTCCGATCACGCTGTCGGGCATCGTTTTTGCGCTCCACGCCGCGCTCGACCGGATGCTGGTGTTTCACTTCATGGGCGACCATGCGGCCGGCCAGTACGGCGCGTCGGCCGATCTCGTCCGGCAGATCATCCTGATTCCGGCGGTGAGCATCGCATCCGCGACGATCCCGCTGGCGGTACGCGCCTATGCCACCGGCGGCGCCGCCGAGGCGCGGCCGCATCTGGAATTCAGCCTCGAAATTCTGCTGGCCGCCGTCCTTCCGGCCGTCGCCGGCGTAGCGCTGACGAGCAGCTACATCGCCGGCGTGATCCTTGGCAGCGAGTTCAGGGAGACCGCAGCGCAGATCATGCCGATCCTGGCCTTTGCCTGGCTGTTTCAGTCGATTTCCCAATCCTACATTCACGCGAGCTTTCATCTCGCCAAGACGCCGCTCATGATGACGACGCAAAGCATCGCGATGCTGACCGCGAACCTGCTGGTCATGCCGGTCCTGCTTGCCAAATTTGGCCTGGCCGGCGCGGCGGCTAGCCTCGTCATCGTGGAAGCCTTCGGCGCAGGCTTCGGCTGGTATCTCACGCGGAAAGCCTTTCCGCTCCCCTTCAACGCATTCCAGGTCATGCGGATTGTCGCGGCGACGGCGATCATGGCGCTGGTGCTGACGTTCGCAAAACCGCTGCTTCCGATCGGCATCGTCTCGTTTGGCGTGCTGGCCGCAACCGGCTGCGTCGTCTACGTCGCCGCAGCCTTTGCATTCGACATCGCCGGCTTGCGCAAGGCCGTGATCGCCTATGCCGCGCGGCGCAGTCTCCCGGCCCCGTCCATCGCCGCCCCGTCCACCGGACTACCCAGCATGTCGACAAGAGAACCATGA